In Cottoperca gobio chromosome 1, fCotGob3.1, whole genome shotgun sequence, a genomic segment contains:
- the pld6 gene encoding mitochondrial cardiolipin hydrolase isoform X2 encodes MSVMWTVKVVGLGVLALSLSVELLGWLVRRLRSGRTLNEVLFFPSEMACVEHIFTPSSTQSCLCPLPHGIDTCLSRLLRHILSASSSLDLCVFAFSNLDLCRAVLALHSRGVTIRVLTDKDYAAITGSRIGVLRKAGICVRCDVASVYMHHKFAVVDGRLLITGSLNWTLTAVQSNAENVIVTEDPHLVRPFLKEFHRLWQHSDPARYLHSSDPHPAHITTSTCD; translated from the exons ATGTCAGTCATGTGGACGGTGAAGGTGGTCGGCCTGGGTGTGTTGGCCCTCTCTCTCAGTGTGGAGCTGCTTGGCTGGCTCGTCCGACGCCTCAGGTCTGGAAGAACCCTCAATGAGGTCCTCTTCTTTCCCTCTGAGATGGCCTGTGTGGAGCACATCTTCACTCCCTCGTCGACTCA GTCCTGTCTCTGCCCGTTGCCTCATGGCATAGATACCTGTTTATCCCGTCTTCTCCGACACATACTgtctgcttcctcctctctggacttgtgtgtctttgccttCTCCAACCTGGACCTGTGCAGGGCTGTACTAGCGTTGCACAGCAGGGGCGTCACCATCCGAGTCCTCACTGACAAGGACTACGCCGCCATCACTGGCTCCCGGATAGGGGTCCTCCGCAAGGCCG GGATCTGTGTGCGATGCGATGTGGCGTCTGTTTACATGCATCACAAGTTTGCAGTGGTGGACGGCCGGCTGCTCATCACCGGCTCCCTCAACTGGACGCTGACAGCAGTGCAGAGCAACGCGGAGAACGTCATTGTCACCGAGGATCCACACCTGGTGCGTCCCTTCCTCAAGGAGTTCCACAGGTTATGGCAGCACAGCGATCCAGCCCGATACCTCCACTCAAGTGACCCACATCCTGCTCACATTACTACCAGCACCTGTGACTGA
- the LOC115014460 gene encoding ras-related protein Rab-3D-like yields the protein MALARDPGAGQEHKDAADQNFDYMFKLLIIGNSSVGKTSFLFRFADDSFTSAFVSTVGIDFKVKTVYRNDKRVKLQIWDTAGQERYRTITTAYYRGAMGFLLMYDITSQESFCAVQDWATQIKTYSWGNAQVVLIGNKLDMEEDRQVPTEDAQRLATDLGFQFFEASAKDNINVKQVFDKLVDVICEKMNESVNGDASPSANHKEAGLKETPNSSPGGCAC from the exons ATGGCCCTAGCCAGAGATCCAGGAGCGGGCCAGGAGCACAAAGATGCAGCCGACCAAAACTTTGACTACATGTTTAAGCTGCTGATCATCGGCAACAGCAGCGTGGGAAAGACCTCCTTCCTGTTCCGCTTTGCAGATGACTCCTTCACTTCAGCCTTTGTCAGCACCGTGGGCATCGACTTCAAAGTCAAGACCGTCTACAGGAACGACAAGAGGGTCAAACTTCAGATCTGG GACACAGCAGGGCAGGAGCGCTACCGGACTATCACTACAGCTTACTACAGAGGAGCCATGGGGTTCCTGCTCATGTATGATATCACAAGCCAGGAGTCTTTCTGTGCTGTGCAGGACTG GGCAACCCAGATAAAGACGTACTCGTGGGGAAACGCTCAAGTAGTGCTGATTGGCAATAAGCTGGACATGGAGGAGGACAGGCAGGTCCCCACTGAAGATGCTCAAAGACTGGCTACAGACCTCg GCTTCCAGTTCTTTGAGGCCAGTGCCAAAGACAACATCAACGTGAAGCAGGTTTTTGACAAGCTGGTAGACGTCATTTGCGAGAAGATGAACGAGAGCGTCAACGGTGATGCCAGTCCGTCAGCCAATCACAAGGAGGCCGGACTAAAGGAGACGCCCAACAGCAGCCCAGGTGGCTGCGCATGCTGA
- the pld6 gene encoding mitochondrial cardiolipin hydrolase isoform X1, whose protein sequence is MSVMWTVKVVGLGVLALSLSVELLGWLVRRLRSGRTLNEVLFFPSEMACVEHIFTPSSTQYTLVFGSPRSCLCPLPHGIDTCLSRLLRHILSASSSLDLCVFAFSNLDLCRAVLALHSRGVTIRVLTDKDYAAITGSRIGVLRKAGICVRCDVASVYMHHKFAVVDGRLLITGSLNWTLTAVQSNAENVIVTEDPHLVRPFLKEFHRLWQHSDPARYLHSSDPHPAHITTSTCD, encoded by the exons ATGTCAGTCATGTGGACGGTGAAGGTGGTCGGCCTGGGTGTGTTGGCCCTCTCTCTCAGTGTGGAGCTGCTTGGCTGGCTCGTCCGACGCCTCAGGTCTGGAAGAACCCTCAATGAGGTCCTCTTCTTTCCCTCTGAGATGGCCTGTGTGGAGCACATCTTCACTCCCTCGTCGACTCA GTACACTCTTGTTTTCGGCTCTCCCAGGTCCTGTCTCTGCCCGTTGCCTCATGGCATAGATACCTGTTTATCCCGTCTTCTCCGACACATACTgtctgcttcctcctctctggacttgtgtgtctttgccttCTCCAACCTGGACCTGTGCAGGGCTGTACTAGCGTTGCACAGCAGGGGCGTCACCATCCGAGTCCTCACTGACAAGGACTACGCCGCCATCACTGGCTCCCGGATAGGGGTCCTCCGCAAGGCCG GGATCTGTGTGCGATGCGATGTGGCGTCTGTTTACATGCATCACAAGTTTGCAGTGGTGGACGGCCGGCTGCTCATCACCGGCTCCCTCAACTGGACGCTGACAGCAGTGCAGAGCAACGCGGAGAACGTCATTGTCACCGAGGATCCACACCTGGTGCGTCCCTTCCTCAAGGAGTTCCACAGGTTATGGCAGCACAGCGATCCAGCCCGATACCTCCACTCAAGTGACCCACATCCTGCTCACATTACTACCAGCACCTGTGACTGA